The DNA region AAGATGAAGAAAACTCAGGTGGGGTGTTGGGAGGGGACGTGTTAAGGGCCAGAATAACGGTAGCAATAATGCGAggacataaaaataaaaacgatgCAGAGCCTAGCAGATCCAAATTTGAGGTTAGAATATATCAAACTACTAGCCATATTTACACGAatataacaattaaaaaagaacaaaCGAAAATGGCAGGAATTTTTTTGCGTATTGCAATTAAGAATAAATACAAttagtttggtttttgtggtttctgtttttttttttttttgtttttttttaggtttgtgttttttacttaagattttttagtttttaattttttttgttggtttttgttttaaaacatATTGCAAACttgtattaaattttgttgcttACTATTTGCAATATGTTCGTACAGTTAATagcttaaatatttatgtaataataatagtaatgattaaaaaaacaatatttttcaggcataataaaataatatatgtatagctTACAACGTTTTTAGGATTAGAGGAATTACATACAATTTAAGAATAAGATAAATCCTAAAAATAATTACGCTTCttgtttagttttgtttttttttttctttccgttttgttttgattccactttaaataattttgtttgttgtttgcaaCTGCGCACATAAATCACTTAATAATATTCACGTGAGAGCCTGAGCGCAGTGTAcacttaaaattaaaactatgTTATACATTTTtgcatgtaaaaaaaatttatgttttctacacttttcttttttcttcatctttttgtattttcctAGTTTCATACTTCATGaagtcattttttttttgttttgttacaAACTAACTTTGAGTAGCAGTATTATATGTGATATctaaaggttttttttttgtttgttgtaaaGAGTActtttacatatatgtttgATAGATACCCCGTATTAGTAACGTGAAGTGAAAGTGCATGTTTCTTTCATATTTATAGTTATTTTCGAATTAGGTATGAATGTAGCCAACATAAGCATGAATAACCTAATGGATGCagtatataaagtatatatatatatatatatacatataaaatatactgAACCAGGCCAAAGGCGCCTTTTACTTAGACGAATTAATAGAGTTGAATGGGAATCATTTCAATTAACTTTCACATAGCACACAGGGTATCTCAAAGTCGACGTTCCGACTTTCTTACggcttcttttcttttttttgcattttcatatttatttcagaaacaaaatgaaaatttacaaTTAGCGCAAAATTTAGGCAAATAGTTTTGGATTTGTGTTTTGATATACAtattaaatgtatatatatatattcttttgtttttccattttcttatAGGCGAGCGCGCAAGCAGGACagcaaatagaaaaaaaataaattatctCCGAATCCGGAGAGACGACTAGGGGTAAAGGGTAGAATGGAGCGCGGGGGTAGAAGAAAGTACAAAGCTGAAATGGGGAGCTCTCGCTCTCTCGATAGGAGTAATAAGTGAGGATCACTCAATTCAGGTGCAATTCACGTTACCattacgttattttttttttcattttggaaTTACTTTAGTAAATGTAAGTACATACTTAATTAATGCAATTACACCAAGCACAATTACTAAGAATGTTTGTATCGATCTTAGGAATTTTTGATTGAAAGAAATGTAATAAAGTATTGTAATTATTCTTTTTCGGGCATTTAGAGAATAACTTttagtaataataattacttaagtACAGAACTACTTAAGTAGTAGTATCAGTAGTAACGAATTTTGTTATCgaactttgaattttataattacaagcaacaaatatattacgaaaattttttttcactttttgtttgtttgttgtttgtttttttttttcttgcttttcttGAGAAGAATGTGAAAATTCTATTCTATTGATAATATGTGATCCTCTGATGGCTACGAAATGTGATCAACTATATTTCGATATTTGATATGTCGTGGCCATCGACGATGGATAAATCTGATGTTGATCTTATTGAATTTATTATCATCAACGCATCCATACATGATTACTAAAGCAATTACTAAAGTAATGGTAATTGTGATAAATAAAAGCTCTAATTAGGTTTAAGATAAAGGAGAATTTAGAGGCTataatgtaaatacatatatataaatatatatatacatatatgaagaAATGGATCTTTTGACTTTGATTTGCTTTTAACCATTTAGACTTTTATGgtttttgaattcaaagaaattgcattgaatttaaataatattactGAAATTTTTACTTATCAAACCTTTCTGCTCCCCTTCTTTcttgttattataattattattgtttttttttttttttgttttttactttttgcttCATTCCGTCTCTTTCTAGGCTATAGTCTACTTCATGTATTtgtgtatctgtatctgtctCTGGGATCTactattattttatattattattactattatcgtataatattattatcttTAACGCTCATCACCGTTTTGATGATTGGACAATGATAGTGATGATGAACTAGATGAGCTGCTGCCCACTGACGATTCAGAAGATATGGAAATGATTGATATAGCAGACGATGAACTCACTAAAGTGCCACGTAAGGGCGGCAACCGGCTATGACTACTACTACTATGATGACTACTATGACTATTATGGCTATGGCTATTATGGTTATGACTATGATGATTGCCTGCGGAAGCCGTTGACGATGCTGAAGCTGCCgcagccgccgccgctgcGGTTGTCGCCGTCGTCGTTGTGGTCGAAGTAGTGCCGCCATGGCCGGGATTGCCAATGCCGTTGTTGCTGCTACCGCTGCTGATGTTTCTATTATTAAGTGCTGGGGAAGATGAAGATGTGGATGCGGATGAACCTACCGAGTGCTTGGCATAGCCGCCGCCGCCATTgccatgatgatgattatgtcTCTGCTGTTGATTGTTGTGATTCTGATTTTGATGACTATGGTGATGATGATAGGAATTTGATTTGTTCAGCTGCTGTTGCATCGGCGGCGGCACATAGATCTGCTGGCGATAATAATTGCTGGAATTGTGATTACTATTTCGTTGGCTGCTATAGGTGCTGTTTCTTCCGCCTgggccgccgctgctgctgctgcacgaGTTCGAGTGGCTTGTGGTTGTAGTGCTGCTGGTTGTGGTGTTGTGGTTGCTGCCGCCGGTGTTggagctgttgctgctggtacTAGTTATGGCCTCGCTTTGTTGGTGGTGCTGGTATGGCTCCCCTCTCTCTGGCTGGTTGGTCACATTGCCGGcgctgttgatgttgttgtctGTTGGCTGTTGTTGTGGTGAAGaagatatacatgtatgttggCTTGTGGCCACCAATATCGGCTCCATGCTGGCCGCAGTTGCTCctcccatcatcatcatcatcatttgtTGGCGCATTGATCGCCTCGTGGTTAGTTGTTGAGGAGGAATCGGTTTATGATAAGGATTTCGATTTGGGTTTGGATTCGGATTTGGATTAGCAATTGCGGCCAGCATGGCGGCGCAGCCGGCAACCTgatgctgcttctgctgctgcatGAGGAGGCCGGCAACCATTCATCATGTATCTAGTCGTGTGGGTGTGTGCATTACCGACGAGCCCATTGAAGAGCTGttcccgctgctgctgccgcttcCGTTGCCGCCATTGCCACTGCTTGTGGTGGGTACTAGAACGACTGCTGCCAGGCCATTGGGTGGCGACGCGGTGATGTCAATAACCTCTGGCTGCCCtgtctgctgttgctgctgactGCCAGGcatcgttgtcgtcgttgtgGTTTCCACAACGTCACAGTCTTTGCTATCCTCAGAATCATCACCGGACGACGTGCTGCCACGCCGATGACGCAACGCATTCAGATTGTTAACCAAATGTTGTTGCGCTGTCGGCGTCTGTGGCTGGCCGCCAGATGAGGCTGCTGTAGCGGCTGCCACAGCAGCTGCCGTCGTTGTGGAATAGGTTTGAGCTAAGGCATGGGTGGGCATTACAGCCGCCGGATGATAGATCTGTTGGACCACAGCTCCAGACGGCATAATCACATACTTGGCAGCACCATTCGTATATGTGGGCAGTGGTGAGATGCGATCCACAATGACCAGATGCTCAAAATTCTCGCGTATCCATTCGCGATAATCAATAACATCGTCTGTGATGTGGATAATGCGGCCTATAACAAAATCAcagacaaagaaaaaaaaagagagagagagatagagagagggagaaagagaaataTAGAGATAGAGGGAGTAAGTAAATAGTCAATCATAATATTTCAAGTGTAATGtttattcttttcttatttgtcTTACCAAGAATTGAGTCGACACGCGCATCTGATCCCCATAGATTGAGCGGACTGACAGCTTGAGTAAGCACACGATAGGCACATTGAAAGGCCTGTTTCACCTGAAAAGCCCCATAACTACTCCGCCCGATGTCATTGCCTGGCGTCAATGGATCCTCAATGCAAAGCAATGATGGCCGATGACCATCAACCATATCACGCTGCAGCTCATCTTTGGGCATATAACGGCCACCGTTCTTAATGGAGATGCCAATTTTCATATAATTGAATCGTCTACCATATAGTTCGAAGAACTCCAACAAGAGTACACCCAGATTCGCCTTGTCGTGGTAAATGCCACGCGGATGCAATTGCAGGAAGCTGATGCACATGAGTATTAGCGAATATGATGAGATGCCGCCGGTGAACACCTCGTTGAGATCGCGTAACAGTAGAAACTGTTTGAGGACCAGCACTAATTTTCCAAGCACTGGATAATCGCGTTTAAATTTCTTAATCAGTTCAGCGGACTGAACGCCCGATTGCATATTGAAAGATATGTCGACTTTAACTTGAGTCTCGCGATCCGTTAACTTAATAATCGGCACCGATGCTTTGTCTAGGACACGAACGGTGCATGCTTCGGCAATGCCACGGCTAACAAGCTCAAATTCCAGTGTACGCAGGGGAAGTTTCTCCCAAAGGCCtgccaaagaaaatgaaagttattaattattcaaaaatgtatttcttttatatacacacacacacacacacacacttacctAATACAACGAGATCAATATCGGAGGTGGGCAGAAAGAGTCCCGTGCGAAATGAGCCAAAGATTTCAACAACAGCTTGGGGCCAAATCGAATGGACAACTCCCTCGATTCGTTTCACAACCTCATTGCGTATGGCATGTTCGCATGGTGTGGGTAGGACATATTGATAGAAATGCTCAATTTCTTCGTGTAAACCGATTGCACCCTCGCCATAGTGATAATCTGGTTTACGCCATGGCGTACCCTTATATTTGGCTATCATTTCCATATGATGATTGTTCATATTATAATATGCGATTGCTTTATGTTCGGGGATACGTTTCCTGCGCGATGGATTATAGTAAagattgttgctgttggtgttggtggtgttATTGctaatgtttgttgttgctgctgttgtcgttgctgctgctgctgctgccgttgaAGTGGGTGTAGATGTAGGAGGAGTAGTTGTTGTAGAATTAGCAGTTGTTGCAGTTGAAGAGGATACTGTTGTTGCTCCACCTCCAATGCCAACCCCACCGCCAATGCCACTTGATCCAGATCCAGATCCACTACCTATACTACTAGTACTACTGGCACTACTCGAACTAGAGCTACTACTTGAGCTGCTGTTGCTAGCTGGTGAATTATTGTCACGGTTGATCGTGGAATCAATGTTGTTggtgctactgctgctgctgctgctgccgctgccgctacTGTTGTTTGTCGATGATGTTCTCGATCCGTTGTTAAAATGTTGTAATAGCTCTATGGATAGTGAATCGGCGGCGGCTCTTATATTGCttgtgttgttattgttgttgactCGATGATTTTTATTCAGATTTTTCAAATCGTTTGCTGGTCGTGAGATAATGTTATAATtaatgctgttgttgttgttggtggtggttgtGGTGATGTTGTTGGCTGTGGTTGTTGTGTTACTACCGTTTATCGTTGTtatttgatgttgttgttgttgctgctgatcaAGTAGTGCACCCATATCCTGGGCATTTGTTTCCCAAATCTTTAACCATGTATGCAACGATGGTCCCTCCTGTTCCTTCTGAAACCAGCCAACAGATGGATCCATTCAATGCAATTGAAATAACTCTCGTGTTGGCTGGGTTTTAGGGGGGATGGGTGGAAACACAACGGATCGACGGAACGGTACGGTTACAGAACGAAACGgaacagaacagaaaaaattaaCGAAAACGAACTACTACTGTGTGATGAAAACTTATAAACAAACTAACGAACGACGAACTGACGAACTGtaaacgaacgaacgaacgaacgaacgaacgagcGAACGGACGGAAGAAAACGGACAATTTGATCGATCGTTAGAGGTTAATGTTCTAATTGTTGGTCCGTCTAACCGACTTTTTGATTCCCGTGTATTATTGTATTCCTtgtaaagtgtttttttttttttctttagatgTGCTCAATTTTAGTTGTGGAAAGAAGAAATATAAGtatatctctctttctctctctcgctctctttaaGTGAGGCTCGGTCGAAAACCACCTacgatttttgttgttgtggcatCTACCAAGTGTCAATGGCTAATGCTTAGACATTTCCTCCTGTAATTGGAACAGAACAAACAACAATCATCATTTAAATGtctcaaatattaataaattaatggaaaaaaaaatcgtaGAAATCCTCCTTCCTTCCCTTTTTGGATAGATAACACAAATAATaaacatacatgtatatacatatacatatctatatagatATTTCTGATCTGCATCAACAGTTGAATTGGGGCTGGAACAAAGATTGGCCGTCACATCTTTGAATCCGAATCATGGTGGTagttaatatatgtacatatgtacctttttaacttttttcttcttctttgctTGCTTTAAATCGTAATCTTTTGTACCCATTTTCACAAAAATCTGTCAGAAATTTGCAATTGCATGTATCTTAAATGGAATAACGTTAAATGGCAAAAGTATTGCAAATTTATGCGCTCGTTTTCTACAAATAGAAATTGCAGGTGGCCCCTCTTCATCCTCTTTCGCCGCCTCTTCTTTTTTCATTGCCGCCAACACCAACACTATCATCGCATCGGTCTCTGGCTTTTTCTCTTCTCCCTTTTTATATTTGCCAACCGACACCCGTTTCCTTCCCCCGCTACCAATAATGGGAAGAAGCCGCCTTCGACTGAATCTGCCTAAATTCAGCTGAAGCGTTTAAAGGCGCCAGGCGAAAATTGTTTTATAGAGCgaataaaacaacaacgacagcaacaacaacaacaacgaataaatggagttttgtttttttttcccaatTTTGTATTCGTCGTTATTTGTTGCTAAAAATGCTTGAAATGTTTTCAAGAGATAACAAAATCTGAAAGCAGCCGTAGCAACTGCTACCGCTCACGAGACTCGGGCAgaatgtgcgtgtgtgtgtgtgtgcgaaagcgagagagtgagagagagacagtgagAAGTGAAAGAGCAAAGCTTATGGGGGAGAGTAAATCCCATGTGTGCTGATTATatgggagtgtgtgtgtgtgcatgcgTGTAAGTGTATGTGCAAGGGCGTACAGGTGGCTGTGGCGTGGGTGTCAAATGACGGGTTATGAGAGGGGGTGGAGGGTGGTGGTAACGTCTAGGGGTTTGGTGAGTAAATGTATGTGGCGCACATGTACGAATAAAGCGGCAATtgattatgcaaaaacacaaaataaaaaacacactCACGGACAAAACGCCGCTAATTACTAATAAATGGGATTTAACAATTAACAGCAACACAACAACGGTAATTTGAAGAGAAATACCacttaaatttgttttactttcgATCAAATAAACTCGACTTGCACatttaatacaaaatacacacacgaactaacacatacatatataaatatctatatatgtgtatgtgtagttttttttttccttttatgtCAAATTAACACTTTCTGCGTTTTTAACGATACTATCTGGTGTTGAAGAGAAATGGCAAGTAAGAGAAAGGGGTAAGAGACCAAATGCAGTTTCTCCcggcaaatttttttttttttttttttttagcagcTGTGTAAttcttttttgatatttataaCAAAATGTTGTTAGTATCGATAATTATCGAAAAGTATGTTCATATTTTGCAGCACTGAGTCTTTGTAAACATTAAATTTATGCAACAAAGTGTACcagaaaaaaatcaattaaataaactttttaaattttaaactaacacacacgcacacatacacatatatatacatatacttgcATACGCtgagaaagagagcgagacTAACACTCACGTGCATTGCCACCACCCCCGCCCAACataccaacaaaaaaaggcaGCTACAACTTAACCAATACACATACAACAAAAGGCCCCCGTTTCTGCCTACTTCCCTCTCACGACTCTCATGTTTCTCGCGTAATTCCGTTGGTATTTTTcacacacatttttttttcgtttttaccTTGACAAGTTTGATtctcaaaaaaacaaaatggagACACAGAATcacacacaaaaatgaaaattttgcaaaattgttgtaaaacgcacacacacacacacacacacacacaatcaggCACAGAGGGCGACACTCAAATTGGTATATTAAACGTCAAGACGACGACTTggatttcgtttcgtttgttctggatctttttctctctttttttcatGCGTTTTGTATTACCTCGGTTTAATTGCAGTTGCCAAATGCAATCCATATGCTCTGCGGCATCACTTTTAACCACAATAATCTTTAGTTTATCCAAATTTAGTAGCTTTTCTAGCGATTTCCTTTACGCTGAAATACAAACGcgaaattacaatttttttatctttatctACGAACACGCGACGGTAGTGTTGCCAGGAGCTAAGAAATAATCGAAAAATCATCTATGCGATTCGATAGATTTGTCTATCGCCCCCTATTATGTAAAGTCGATAGAACAGAACCCCATATTGTGACACTAGGTATCGGCTATCGATAGTTTACCGACTCAGGCCTTAGCAATTTCGACTCAGCCCTTAGCACTTTCCACTCAGGCTTTCAACTTGGACCTTAGCACTTTTGACTCAATAATTGCTCGGTGTTTTTTTattagtatacttttaggcaTAGAGATTAGGGATAGATGTTAAGTAAATAGAACTTGTACTTGATCAGCACAACGAGAGGAGTTCATAtaaccatgtccgtctgttcgtCCGTCTGGATTAACGAAAacttttgcatgtaggcttgtacatatatctcggattcagctgGATCGGACCagtatatcatatagctcccatataaacggcaaagtcacgaacagtgacttctTTCTTAGTTTCGTATACCTTTTAAGGACTttatcaaaatcggataaaggACACTTGGTATAATTCAACTTTGTCTCAATCCTCATTTGCATCGTGTTCGTTACTAGTATTCACTTTCAATTTTgcatacacacaaaaaaattctttatttatattgtttaatttgattttctttttccatcgttattttgttttataattatCTTTTATTTCGAAAtacatagtttttttttcttctgctgCAAGTTTTAAACTATTCTTTAGATTtactttttatgtttttttttttttattttgggttGAAACCAAATAACTTCGTTGGGGGGGAAATGTTAATGTGGTAAATGCAAAATaggagaaaaacaaaaaaactgtCTGAAAGTTCTTggtctttttctttttgtatattAACAAATGAAACTAAAATTGTACATTCTGTCTAATTACTTTTGTACTTTATGGAAATGAGATTTATTCATTGGtttgttgtttcttgttttttgttttattaattaatgtctttttctgtttctttttttttttttttgctgttagCTTTGCGTTTACATGTTTTGTTCCACGTTTGAGTTTCATTTTTGTTAAAGTGTTTGTTTAAGTTTTACTTTTAGTtgaaatacataaaatacacattcgttttgttttttatatagcataattattattcttttgtttggtttttgtttttccatttttttggtttttttttattgttgacATTCGTGTGtattaatgcatttttgtatacagaatttttcttgttttaaacatttataaatattctttttttttccatttgtcgttttttttttcaacatttaaTTAGagtccatttttttttgttaatgtttttttttttttttgttgggctttatttccatttttgcGCTATTTGTTATTCAACAGTTACATATACagtttttatttggttttctctaaatattttgtttttcttctttttgtttttttggtttaagtaacatttttgtagttttcatttgttttttctttcctcGTGTACAACATTTAAAGCTTGcctattattttttttattcggtttgtgtgtgttttgtttttttagttgGTTTGGAAGTATTTGACATTTTCTAGTTTATAtagttgtttctttgtttttgtttttatactttAGTGTTTTCAATCAGCAGCCGATTGAATAATTCTCTATAATTAAAATCTTTCATTCGAcacttttttttggggggaCGCTTATTGACGCAACATTTAACAcctaagtatgtacatatgtatgtatgtatgtatgtatgtatgtatgtatgtgtgtatgtatgtatgtatgtatgtatgtaagtgtggTATAATATGTACTATATGCTAGAATTTGTGAGAATTCATTCTCTTCAAATATAAATGGCAATAGATCGGTTTCTATAGTTCTGCAAAATTTCCCTCGATTTTATCGTTTATCGAGTTTAGATCTTTAATTACTTTAGAGTGGATTTATAATTGATACTGTCAGTAATTGGTTAGATAtaatgtatgtatctatgaCTTTGGAATCTAATAATAATATGCAGAGCTATAAAAATCTTTGACACAGCCAAAGTAAATCTTGCCTCTTGTTTCTAATAGttataaactttttatttttttttctcatttatagtaaaatttttgtttaatgtttctttaatgttaatggtaaaaaatctaaaaaaaatgttttttcccccatttgtttttttgttttttttttaatacattgtTCCGTTtcttctcaaaaaaaaaaaaaaaaaaaaaaaacaacaataattaattataatgtaTCAATTTTTCTACAAACATGTATGACAAAAATTGTTGTAAATATTAACTTAAGCGGCAAATACCCTACATTTAATGTTTATGTGTGTCCACTAGCTAAATTGCAGGGTATTTTTTAccttcttgttttgtttttctttttttttttttggatttataGTCGCTTCAGTGTCGACTATCACAAACGATTTTGGAATGGAATTGAAGCATTGAACTACTCTCAAATagttaattaattaacttattttaaattaacgCTGGCCTTCAACTTGTTCGattaaaagtattttattatatcaatttgttaaatttggacaaaaaaaaaacaaaaaaaattacttaatatttacagcaaagaacaaaaaaaaaaaaaaacacaacaaacgTTCAGTCAATATACACACAATTcagacatatacatacacacttatgttgtttttatttttaattacatttaaatatatatatatatatgtatataattgtatttaaaacaataacacatacacacgcacgcacGCATACATATGCAGATACGCATGCCGCATATGATGAATAAACTAATtcaacatatacatacatacataaaatagttgaaatttattatatttaatcatttttattattatgttttttggtttttttggtttttatttttggttgtttttccCCTACGGAATCACCGACGACGAATTTGCGCACGGCAACGACAATTTGCTCAATTCtcaagttttattttgttttaattatgttaaataCAATATGTTAATTAATCAGTCGCATAAATGAATCACCTGGCTGGCTTATAGCTCTCTTTCtccaataaaaaattgttcaaataatatatatttttatattttttgcaattattttgaaaatttcttGAAGATACTTTCAACGCGTTGAAGTAGTGATCGAAGAAAAAAGAGTAAATTGGAGCgtaaaatacataaatactgAGTTACTCGCTCAATCGCACTAGCTTACTCTCAATCGCTCACTATTCACTCGCTGGTTGGCACTCGCTCGTTTTACAATTGCATTTTACTCGCTTGTTAGTGCTGTAGTATCTTCATTTTCTTGGCCAACGCCGTTTGCGATGGCTGCAATTTCCGTTTGCTACTGTAATTGCATAATTTTCCCGAGAATTTTTTGCTTAGTGTCGTTGTCGTTGAGGTCATTAGATCGAGCACTTGTAGGCTATGATCTAATTCATCTAGCGCTGATCCGagcgttgttgttgtcgttgttgtggCTGTTAGATTACTGCTCGGATCTGGATCCGGATTGATTTCAATATCGTTAAGCTGATTGGCCAACGGATCCTCGTCGTAAGGATCGTAGGGGGGTCTTAATTATTGTTTAAACACAAATAATCCCGTCGGATCCCACTCGTTATCATCGACAGGGCCGAAGCATTCATCGAAATACCATTCCATTGTCTTGTAGACATGACTTAGCGATCGGCCAATTGTATGATCCTCATCAGGATAGACCTGATGACGGAACTTAACTTGCTGATCGACCAGTGCTCTAACCAACATTAAAGTATGCTCCTGATGAACCAATGTATCGGCGGTGCCGTGCATTAGCATTAGATTACGTCCCTTGATATTGCCAGCTTTCATTGTTAGATCGGCCTCTTGCAATGCACGCAAATAGTCGCCCTTAAGCGGTATATAGCGTTCGGTGAAAAATGAATCTAAAGAAATTATAGAAAATAAGTTGAAAAGACATATGTAGTTAAGAATGGGGCAAAGTGATACTCACAATGATAGCCAAAGCTAACTATGGGATTTATGGCCACAGCGCATTGGAGAACCTGTTGAGAGTCATCGATTAGCATCATGGCAGATGCATAGCCACCGTAGCCCCAGCCAAAGGCGCAAATGCGCAATGGATCGATAAATTTGAGATTATCGCGCAAATATCTACAccaaaaaggaaaggaaaggacACCTTGAATATAATGCATATAGAAATATAGGAAAATTACAATACGTACGTAAGAACACCCAGTTGATCTTCCACCTCAACGGTGCCCAATTTGCCATGGACCTGAGTACGTAACAGTTCACCCTGATAGCCACTGCCACGACCATCGATTTGGGCCACAATGAAACTACGTTGACTGGCCAAATACCAATTCCAGTCGACATGGAAACGCTCTGTGACCAATTGTGAGCCCGGTGAGGCATCGCtaaatattgaattgaatatatgtatgaactAATGACCCTTGTGTGGACAGGTGGTTGTCGGTACTTACACATGCAGGACCAAAGGAAATGCCACCTCTTCTTCCTCACGCATGCCGGGTGGCATAAAGAGCCGCACCTGTGCATGGAATCCATGACGTATTTCCACACTAAATGTTCGCATTTGGGGCACGGCCAACTGGGCAAGACGATGGCGTAACACATCGCCGGCATTGAGAACGAATACCTTTTCGTTGGTAGCCGTCTCAACCAGATAGACACTGGGCGCTTCGGGACCA from Drosophila willistoni isolate 14030-0811.24 chromosome XL unlocalized genomic scaffold, UCI_dwil_1.1 Seg141, whole genome shotgun sequence includes:
- the LOC6649193 gene encoding non-canonical poly(A) RNA polymerase protein Trf4-1 isoform X1, producing MDPSVGWFQKEQEGPSLHTWLKIWETNAQDMGALLDQQQQQQHQITTINGSNTTTTANNITTTTTNNNNSINYNIISRPANDLKNLNKNHRVNNNNNTSNIRAAADSLSIELLQHFNNGSRTSSTNNSSGSGSSSSSSSTNNIDSTINRDNNSPASNSSSSSSSSSSSASSTSSIGSGSGSGSSGIGGGVGIGGGATTVSSSTATTANSTTTTPPTSTPTSTAAAAAATTTAATTNISNNTTNTNSNNLYYNPSRRKRIPEHKAIAYYNMNNHHMEMIAKYKGTPWRKPDYHYGEGAIGLHEEIEHFYQYVLPTPCEHAIRNEVVKRIEGVVHSIWPQAVVEIFGSFRTGLFLPTSDIDLVVLGLWEKLPLRTLEFELVSRGIAEACTVRVLDKASVPIIKLTDRETQVKVDISFNMQSGVQSAELIKKFKRDYPVLGKLVLVLKQFLLLRDLNEVFTGGISSYSLILMCISFLQLHPRGIYHDKANLGVLLLEFFELYGRRFNYMKIGISIKNGGRYMPKDELQRDMVDGHRPSLLCIEDPLTPGNDIGRSSYGAFQVKQAFQCAYRVLTQAVSPLNLWGSDARVDSILGRIIHITDDVIDYREWIRENFEHLVIVDRISPLPTYTNGAAKYVIMPSGAVVQQIYHPAAVMPTHALAQTYSTTTAAAVAAATAASSGGQPQTPTAQQHLVNNLNALRHRRGSTSSGDDSEDSKDCDVVETTTTTTMPGSQQQQQTGQPEVIDITASPPNGLAAVVLVPTTSSGNGGNGSGSSSGNSSSMGSSPTDNNINSAGNVTNQPERGEPYQHHQQSEAITSTSSNSSNTGGSNHNTTTSSTTTTSHSNSCSSSSGGPGGRNSTYSSQRNSNHNSSNYYRQQIYVPPPMQQQLNKSNSYHHHHSHQNQNHNNQQQRHNHHHGNGGGGYAKHSVGSSASTSSSSPALNNRNISSGSSNNGIGNPGHGGTTSTTTTTATTAAAAAAAASASSTASAGNHHSHNHNSHSHNSHSSHHSSSSHSRLPPLRGTLVSSSSAISIISISSESSVGSSSSSSSSLSLSNHQNGDER
- the LOC6649193 gene encoding non-canonical poly(A) RNA polymerase protein Trf4-1 isoform X2, producing MDPSVGWFQKEQEGPSLHTWLKIWETNAQDMGALLDQQQQQQHQITTINGSNTTTTANNITTTTTNNNNSINYNIISRPANDLKNLNKNHRVNNNNNTSNIRAAADSLSIELLQHFNNGSRTSSTNNSSGSGSSSSSSSTNNIDSTINRDNNSPASNSSSSSSSSSSSASSTSSIGSGSGSGSSGIGGGVGIGGGATTVSSSTATTANSTTTTPPTSTPTSTAAAAAATTTAATTNISNNTTNTNSNNLYYNPSRRKRIPEHKAIAYYNMNNHHMEMIAKYKGTPWRKPDYHYGEGAIGLHEEIEHFYQYVLPTPCEHAIRNEVVKRIEGVVHSIWPQAVVEIFGSFRTGLFLPTSDIDLVVLGLWEKLPLRTLEFELVSRGIAEACTVRVLDKASVPIIKLTDRETQVKVDISFNMQSGVQSAELIKKFKRDYPVLGKLVLVLKQFLLLRDLNEVFTGGISSYSLILMCISFLQLHPRGIYHDKANLGVLLLEFFELYGRRFNYMKIGISIKNGGRYMPKDELQRDMVDGHRPSLLCIEDPLTPGNDIGRSSYGAFQVKQAFQCAYRVLTQAVSPLNLWGSDARVDSILGRIIHITDDVIDYREWIRENFEHLVIVDRISPLPTYTNGAAKYVIMPSGAVVQQIYHPAAVMPTHALAQTYSTTTAAAVAAATAASSGGQPQTPTAQQHLVNNLNALRHRRGSTSSGDDSEDSKDCDVVETTTTTTMPGSQQQQQTGQPEVIDITASPPNGLAAVVLVPTTSSGNGGNGSGSSSGNSSSMGSSPTDNNINSAGNVTNQPERGEPYQHHQQSEAITSTSSNSSNTGGSNHNTTTSSTTTTSHSNSCSSSSGGPGGRNSTYSSQRNSNHNSSNYYRQQIYVPPPMQQQLNKSNSYHHHHSHQNQNHNNQQQRHNHHHGNGGGGYAKHSQR